The proteins below come from a single Chryseobacterium bernardetii genomic window:
- a CDS encoding T9SS type A sorting domain-containing protein, which produces MEKKSTLKIFAAVLCIASSHTWARALSVPKPDETSIGFNHRAALPPGSYDLDPLIIISQNVNEKGLVVLSGQFSKPFTDNNILLSIKYQNAQGEWVIAWCKTLYSYNQYNETLKATFELPASASPTYNLKVELSSDTNNFTSVVWNKTISHYKQGDYSIGNCDLDENEYTMLLTPKKEGTITTDANGKVTGIKDRVTSAYSWNKLSNVLMDNKKNDVVFSPTNPSDIITDPNGAKSVKLVNTGAISNPLGSTPEFIYNEASGHPIPYLYSYDDPVYMFAGKFSANGFFIKFSQWPGDADGPGYFNFKNPTNVESRYFNLYNRTWKNLSEFIPDQEPVVIVSSLVTGLRIYKSDGTYIDLNPNTTSNYGGPYFGYTNNVARRGPGSENLSISDTSEMTLYGVGALRNNATITYGPIRTLPDIEREISKFIKYTGIFGNTTAYKNDASECSVNCFTINPGAQSDFIDWTKAPNSYIFDIEKDKNKKGLLIPVKKAYAIWKDHSNADFSFNSPISSTNVKAYLYWEDKAGIVMSGNDYELQIRGTGENAEIEVPIDLSKGEGNAVVSFNVFNAVSNDYDVVWSWHVWVTDDPTINGSTFRQGFETRVDNSPIPNEEWKWMNRNLGATNVKFTGNDSNKSIGLMYQWGRKDPIPPLGHVDGSTYFINGKAGKYNAADFGELTPQTTKKTGWILRNNIIGHENIVNNLKFSVNNPLKIITYAGWNGYDNTDYGTWFSDVEYKVLGTSEQNRVSWDLWSDNRKGLYSNGRKATDRGANATIEDIFIEADSKSYELKSPYDPCPNGWRIPSHYAGSLGSNFGNNMSPWGRLNSGADDDLNDNSKFKYTTVNPVLSSVKVYPQMGWDFTNQDNQSTPSYNRNIGYLPITGAYVFLGPNEKVDYVSSFNRMGYINWRSTGGLPTATYSPWNGIRGVGIVSDFLSDYSGKMLYTVNQTSMTKGASACRCIADPNKQFIESNQEFATRYLDGPNVVTDITRLKEWAKEPNSFIAYTNTSSPDDRIVKIKLKKAIAMDMLYFNGEGNRTFREGTQNKPSIVWTTDKNLISKMEIYPSSSNIDENSELRITLNPNVIGNAVVAFHRGNSGQWVNGKLQDPIVWSWHIWAPRSVVNELPKYITEENSSVTTDNGMVTPNTSGQIINPTKSGVAPMETIFMDRDLGALEDLPIDINTPDRTESNIKTHFASGLHYQWGRKDPLPTFYFNGGTLYRCSTCTASPNVTYPSPSYQVFRQIAATNNDGTISSTSYSAAISDANFRDKTASGYSREYNTYKQEAGVSLSDKPNEKVRKILKYSVENPFYFLFHNTSLDNDPSLTTATEVGFEEIVYNSADARYAKQNRNVANAQVKDWISDEREMMPERWGHNTEKSPFDPCPSGYRIPDTTMAGLFGYNKGSSPWFYNKGVANMPNQTTYGIGQGVAAQLKGASNNAVGEYKYPGYMLSNSSNVAYYGYDPSVTYSRFNSYWGWVFNFSGSKYNIGNIPTSGIRGLLGGNGWIPKSIATSTNTMPTFANSTGLWTASLGDLNSGWAIALKIQSPTVSYIGAVSSGIGVYPQAAMSCRCAKIQYDVNGKEIGRYDPNVLPVQQFAAGKAVNTFAKKQIEEIQKDTKKLTIFPNPVKNTLYINADDKEYYYQIYNVSGQLVKQGKFENKQTDLSSLLSGAYLVRINNSETIVKIIKE; this is translated from the coding sequence ATGGAAAAAAAATCGACCTTAAAGATTTTTGCTGCAGTACTTTGTATTGCATCGTCTCATACATGGGCAAGGGCATTATCTGTCCCCAAGCCCGATGAGACCAGTATTGGATTCAACCATAGGGCAGCTTTACCGCCAGGCTCCTATGATCTGGATCCTCTTATCATCATTTCACAGAATGTGAATGAAAAGGGGCTTGTGGTCTTGAGTGGCCAATTTTCCAAGCCTTTTACGGACAATAACATTCTCCTCTCTATCAAGTATCAAAATGCTCAGGGAGAATGGGTGATAGCCTGGTGTAAGACGTTATACTCTTACAATCAGTATAATGAAACTTTAAAAGCAACTTTTGAATTGCCTGCTTCAGCAAGTCCAACTTACAATTTAAAGGTTGAGTTAAGTTCTGACACCAACAATTTTACCAGTGTAGTGTGGAATAAGACAATAAGTCATTACAAACAGGGAGATTATTCCATTGGTAATTGTGACCTGGATGAAAATGAGTATACCATGCTTTTAACTCCCAAAAAAGAGGGTACAATTACTACAGATGCCAATGGAAAAGTTACGGGAATTAAGGATAGAGTAACATCAGCTTATTCCTGGAACAAGCTCAGTAATGTTTTAATGGATAACAAAAAGAATGATGTTGTTTTTTCCCCGACCAATCCATCAGACATTATTACAGATCCCAATGGTGCTAAATCTGTAAAATTAGTTAATACAGGGGCAATCAGTAATCCACTTGGCTCTACTCCTGAATTCATCTATAATGAAGCATCTGGGCATCCTATTCCTTATTTGTACAGCTATGATGATCCGGTATATATGTTTGCCGGGAAATTTTCAGCCAATGGGTTTTTTATAAAATTCAGTCAATGGCCTGGAGATGCTGATGGCCCCGGGTATTTTAATTTCAAAAACCCTACTAATGTAGAAAGCCGGTATTTCAATCTCTATAACAGAACATGGAAAAATTTATCCGAGTTTATTCCTGATCAGGAACCGGTCGTTATTGTATCCAGCCTTGTGACAGGGTTAAGAATTTACAAAAGCGATGGAACTTATATTGACTTAAATCCTAATACTACGAGCAACTATGGAGGTCCATATTTTGGGTATACTAATAATGTAGCAAGAAGAGGCCCCGGTTCTGAAAATTTAAGCATTTCTGACACTTCTGAGATGACTCTGTATGGAGTGGGAGCATTAAGAAATAATGCTACAATAACATATGGACCAATAAGAACATTACCAGATATTGAGAGGGAAATTTCTAAGTTTATTAAGTATACAGGTATTTTCGGAAATACCACAGCTTATAAAAACGATGCATCAGAATGTTCAGTAAACTGTTTTACGATCAATCCAGGTGCTCAATCAGATTTTATAGACTGGACCAAAGCACCGAACAGTTATATTTTTGACATAGAAAAAGATAAAAATAAGAAGGGATTGCTAATACCGGTAAAAAAGGCATATGCAATATGGAAAGATCATTCTAATGCTGATTTTTCTTTTAATAGTCCTATAAGCAGTACCAATGTTAAAGCCTATTTATACTGGGAAGATAAAGCAGGTATAGTAATGTCAGGTAATGATTATGAATTACAAATCAGAGGTACAGGAGAAAATGCGGAAATTGAAGTTCCTATAGATCTGTCAAAAGGAGAAGGTAATGCTGTTGTTTCATTTAATGTTTTTAATGCCGTAAGTAATGATTATGATGTAGTTTGGAGTTGGCACGTTTGGGTAACAGATGATCCTACTATTAACGGTTCTACTTTCAGGCAAGGTTTTGAAACAAGAGTAGATAATTCCCCGATACCAAATGAAGAATGGAAGTGGATGAATAGAAATCTAGGCGCTACCAATGTTAAATTTACAGGTAACGATTCAAATAAATCAATAGGCCTTATGTATCAATGGGGAAGAAAAGATCCTATTCCTCCACTAGGGCACGTAGATGGCTCAACTTATTTTATCAATGGAAAAGCTGGCAAGTATAATGCTGCTGATTTTGGAGAACTAACCCCTCAGACCACAAAAAAAACAGGTTGGATTTTAAGAAATAATATAATAGGGCATGAAAATATAGTAAATAACTTGAAATTTTCTGTAAATAACCCATTGAAAATAATTACTTATGCAGGATGGAATGGTTATGATAACACCGATTATGGAACTTGGTTTTCTGATGTAGAATATAAAGTTTTAGGAACTAGTGAACAGAATAGAGTTTCTTGGGATCTTTGGTCTGATAATAGAAAAGGGCTATACTCTAATGGGCGAAAAGCCACTGATCGCGGTGCAAATGCTACAATTGAGGATATTTTCATAGAAGCAGATAGCAAATCGTATGAACTCAAATCTCCTTATGACCCATGTCCTAATGGTTGGAGAATACCTTCCCACTATGCTGGTAGTTTGGGAAGTAATTTTGGAAATAACATGAGCCCATGGGGAAGATTAAATAGTGGCGCAGATGATGATTTAAATGATAATTCTAAATTTAAATATACGACAGTTAATCCTGTTTTAAGTAGTGTAAAAGTTTATCCGCAAATGGGTTGGGATTTTACAAATCAAGATAATCAATCTACCCCAAGCTACAATAGGAACATAGGGTATCTTCCAATTACAGGAGCTTATGTGTTTTTAGGACCTAATGAAAAAGTAGATTATGTCTCTAGCTTTAACAGAATGGGATATATTAACTGGAGATCAACAGGTGGGCTGCCAACAGCAACCTATTCTCCTTGGAATGGGATAAGAGGAGTAGGAATTGTAAGTGACTTCTTAAGTGATTATTCTGGAAAAATGCTATATACAGTTAATCAAACTTCAATGACTAAAGGTGCAAGTGCATGTAGATGTATAGCAGACCCTAATAAACAATTCATTGAGAGTAATCAAGAGTTTGCTACTCGATATCTTGACGGACCTAATGTAGTAACAGATATAACCAGATTGAAAGAGTGGGCAAAAGAACCTAATAGTTTTATAGCTTATACAAATACCAGCAGTCCTGATGATAGAATTGTAAAAATAAAACTAAAAAAAGCAATTGCAATGGATATGCTGTACTTTAATGGAGAGGGGAATAGAACTTTCAGAGAAGGAACACAAAATAAACCAAGTATCGTATGGACAACTGATAAAAATTTAATCAGTAAAATGGAGATATATCCTAGCTCTAGTAATATTGACGAAAACAGCGAACTTAGGATTACTTTAAATCCCAATGTTATTGGTAACGCAGTAGTTGCTTTCCATAGAGGAAATTCTGGACAATGGGTAAATGGAAAGTTACAAGATCCCATCGTTTGGAGTTGGCATATTTGGGCTCCAAGATCTGTTGTTAATGAATTACCAAAGTACATTACTGAAGAAAATTCTAGTGTAACAACCGATAACGGAATGGTTACTCCCAACACAAGTGGACAAATTATTAATCCTACAAAAAGTGGAGTTGCACCTATGGAAACAATTTTTATGGATAGAGATTTAGGAGCTTTAGAAGATCTTCCAATAGATATTAATACTCCTGATAGGACAGAATCTAATATCAAAACTCACTTTGCAAGTGGATTGCACTATCAATGGGGAAGAAAAGATCCTTTGCCGACTTTCTATTTTAACGGGGGTACCTTATATAGATGTAGTACATGTACTGCTTCCCCTAATGTAACTTATCCAAGCCCTTCTTATCAAGTATTTAGACAAATAGCTGCTACAAATAATGATGGTACTATAAGTTCAACAAGTTATTCAGCAGCAATTTCTGATGCTAACTTTAGAGATAAAACAGCAAGTGGCTATTCAAGGGAATATAATACCTATAAACAAGAAGCAGGAGTCTCTCTAAGCGACAAACCTAATGAAAAAGTAAGGAAAATATTGAAATATTCTGTAGAAAATCCTTTCTATTTTTTATTTCATAATACATCTTTAGATAATGATCCTTCACTCACAACAGCTACTGAGGTCGGTTTTGAAGAAATTGTATATAATTCTGCAGACGCAAGATATGCCAAACAAAATAGAAATGTAGCGAATGCTCAAGTAAAAGACTGGATTTCTGATGAAAGAGAAATGATGCCAGAACGATGGGGACATAATACAGAAAAATCTCCATTTGATCCATGTCCTAGTGGCTATAGAATCCCTGACACTACTATGGCTGGTTTGTTTGGTTATAATAAAGGTTCATCACCTTGGTTTTACAATAAAGGAGTTGCTAATATGCCAAACCAAACAACATACGGAATAGGGCAGGGTGTTGCGGCACAATTAAAAGGTGCTAGTAATAATGCCGTTGGTGAATATAAATACCCAGGGTATATGTTATCTAACTCCAGCAATGTTGCTTATTATGGTTATGATCCATCTGTTACCTATTCGAGATTTAATTCATATTGGGGATGGGTGTTTAATTTCAGCGGATCTAAATACAACATAGGAAATATTCCTACCAGTGGAATTAGAGGGCTTCTTGGTGGAAATGGATGGATACCAAAATCAATAGCGACATCTACGAATACCATGCCAACATTTGCTAATTCTACAGGACTTTGGACAGCATCTTTGGGCGATTTAAACTCAGGGTGGGCAATTGCTCTTAAAATTCAATCACCTACTGTTAGCTATATCGGAGCCGTATCATCAGGAATAGGTGTTTATCCTCAGGCAGCTATGTCTTGTCGTTGTGCAAAAATACAGTATGATGTTAATGGTAAAGAAATCGGAAGGTATGACCCTAATGTATTACCGGTTCAACAATTTGCAGCAGGAAAAGCGGTAAATACATTTGCTAAAAAACAGATTGAGGAAATCCAGAAGGATACAAAAAAACTTACAATTTTCCCTAATCCTGTAAAGAATACTTTATACATCAATGCAGATGATAAAGAATACTATTACCAGATTTATAATGTTTCAGGACAGCTTGTAAAACAAGGGAAATTTGAAAATAAGCAGACTGATCTTTCTTCTTTATTATCCGGAGCCTATTTGGTAAGGATCAACAATTCTGAAACCATAGTGAAGATCATTAAAGAGTAA
- a CDS encoding T9SS type A sorting domain-containing protein has translation MKKRFILKIFTAMLCIASSYTWARKIPILKPVETNVLFKYRSALALSSYDLDPLIIISQNMYEKGLVVIKGNFQKPNTIGDVKVTIKYRDNQNNWVSVWCRTFAGNYRYDEDLTANFELPSSALNVQSVKIELSSNKNITNWESIVWNKTISHYRHSDYVYGNCNLDENQIFINPVTEECPVSCFTVNAGAVSDFADWSKAPNSYIFTGKDKKTNADVDGLYIPVKKAYKMWESNPLMGGSPIPSGTVSADVYWEDIHGLIKSGDNYSLEITGSGEEAKIKVPINKTKEGNAVIAYRVNGEIFWSWHIWVTDDPTNGSTYKSFDGVKRQRADGTVELIPDSDWGWMDRNLGALSNTITGTEFNKNGGLLYQWGRKDPIPPLAYKGNDFYEASGSVGRIRHRQSRNMANGSQKIDNLIKTVTLSNATVPNNLRLSVKNPLSLIYVNKDDNSGQALYNNNASLQVNWFGNSTTLPANRLSELNLWSDNSKGFITNGDLSNDNSANPYRDKSPFDPCPNGWRIPSVLVSNLGNGSYIDNVRVDFSPFGIKNSIAINTFEANKYHIIKPNDNNTPDFMKGFKIYNNVGIDLSNVGGNNMGIFPGTGMLVRGYHEGQYTDQHETYLWTATMTRFFDATPSISARIFRMIPDRDQPDVPDPSLPSITGRYQYYPLAGGVTSAAHGCRCIKDPLYEVNNYNFPTEFFNNAVEYGEGLNNPNSYTIVKNTVESTIQIPISKAFSAQSKLLNNPDILNPSNFNNLKVNVLWSTATGLISNIALSNTAPASLADISNTTINVKIAPNQSGNAVVTLHNGSITNSIYWSWHIWVTNTPISSATYVTELPNQAAVNYINYIKPGEVIKTEIMDRDLGANQAIAEANKTTSTGGLHYQWGRKDPLPVFVNANRNSIPVYLGTVQANGSVSYTILPAATYYSDSYLKKYPDYSVQANVLGTDKVADKISKVLSYSVKNPMTFMVPNMTTKSADTNHTNGADWLADEPNLAPERWGRGGKKSPFDPCPEGWRIPDLTGVSNTSIGATPFYKPTTGMSIPNNYGGTRINRNPYSSAAIAYSFNYAAYNIGSFANLGVRGGRNTIEALPASPDFNAIDYVYGGFWLGALGSNYTGRALRTEIQYIGNYLIPFSSNADPYFAQNCRCVKVKYDENGNELGPIPKLQVTSLSAVRATNVLAKSVIEDKIGQNKLEVFPNPVKSKLYIKGNDGVREYYYQIYNTSGEMVKSGKFENDQTDLSSLLSGAYLVRINNSETIVKIIKE, from the coding sequence ATGAAAAAAAGATTCATCTTAAAGATTTTTACTGCAATGCTTTGTATTGCGTCATCTTATACCTGGGCAAGGAAGATACCTATCCTCAAGCCTGTTGAGACCAATGTTTTATTCAAATATAGGTCAGCTTTAGCCCTAAGCAGCTATGATCTGGACCCACTTATCATCATTTCACAAAATATGTATGAGAAAGGATTGGTAGTTATTAAAGGAAATTTTCAAAAACCCAATACTATAGGAGATGTAAAAGTTACTATAAAGTACAGGGATAACCAGAATAACTGGGTTTCTGTATGGTGCAGAACTTTTGCAGGTAATTACAGGTATGATGAAGATCTTACGGCTAATTTCGAGCTGCCATCATCAGCTCTGAATGTACAGTCTGTTAAAATCGAATTAAGCTCTAATAAAAATATTACGAACTGGGAGTCAATTGTTTGGAATAAAACAATAAGTCACTACAGGCATTCAGACTATGTCTATGGGAATTGTAATCTGGATGAAAACCAGATTTTTATTAATCCTGTTACAGAGGAGTGTCCTGTTTCCTGCTTTACGGTTAACGCGGGTGCTGTATCTGATTTTGCAGACTGGTCTAAAGCTCCAAACAGCTATATCTTTACAGGTAAGGATAAGAAAACCAACGCAGATGTAGACGGTCTTTATATCCCTGTAAAAAAAGCATATAAAATGTGGGAATCTAATCCTCTTATGGGAGGCAGTCCTATACCTTCCGGTACTGTGAGTGCTGATGTCTATTGGGAAGATATCCACGGATTAATAAAATCCGGAGACAATTACAGCCTGGAAATTACAGGTTCGGGAGAAGAAGCTAAAATAAAAGTTCCGATCAATAAAACAAAAGAAGGAAATGCTGTAATCGCTTACAGGGTAAATGGAGAAATTTTCTGGTCCTGGCATATATGGGTTACAGATGACCCTACCAACGGCTCAACATATAAAAGTTTCGATGGGGTGAAGAGACAAAGGGCTGATGGAACTGTAGAACTTATCCCGGATTCAGACTGGGGATGGATGGATAGAAACCTGGGAGCTTTAAGCAATACCATCACCGGAACTGAATTTAATAAGAATGGAGGCCTGCTTTACCAATGGGGACGGAAAGATCCGATTCCTCCATTGGCATACAAAGGAAATGACTTCTATGAAGCTTCGGGATCTGTAGGAAGGATAAGACACAGACAGTCCAGAAATATGGCTAACGGTTCTCAGAAGATAGATAATTTAATTAAAACGGTAACATTGTCCAATGCTACAGTTCCTAATAACCTCCGTCTATCCGTTAAAAATCCATTAAGCTTAATTTATGTGAACAAAGATGATAATTCCGGACAGGCTCTTTATAATAATAATGCCAGTCTTCAGGTAAACTGGTTTGGTAATTCTACAACGCTGCCTGCCAATAGGTTAAGTGAATTAAACTTATGGTCTGATAACTCCAAGGGTTTTATTACAAACGGAGATTTGAGTAATGATAACAGTGCCAATCCGTATAGGGATAAATCACCTTTTGATCCATGTCCTAACGGATGGAGGATCCCATCTGTCCTGGTTTCCAATTTGGGGAATGGAAGTTATATTGATAATGTGAGGGTAGATTTCAGCCCATTTGGTATTAAGAATAGCATAGCGATAAATACTTTTGAAGCCAATAAGTACCATATCATCAAACCCAATGATAATAACACCCCGGATTTCATGAAAGGGTTCAAAATTTACAATAATGTGGGAATAGATCTTAGTAATGTAGGCGGAAATAATATGGGAATATTCCCTGGTACAGGCATGCTTGTAAGAGGTTATCATGAAGGCCAGTATACGGATCAGCATGAAACCTATTTATGGACAGCAACAATGACCCGGTTTTTCGATGCAACGCCTTCCATTTCAGCAAGAATCTTCCGTATGATCCCAGACAGAGATCAGCCGGATGTTCCCGATCCTTCTTTACCTTCAATCACAGGAAGATATCAATATTATCCTTTAGCCGGTGGGGTAACTTCTGCTGCTCATGGATGCAGATGTATTAAAGATCCCCTGTATGAAGTCAATAACTATAACTTCCCTACCGAATTCTTTAATAATGCGGTGGAATATGGGGAAGGATTGAACAATCCAAACTCTTATACCATTGTTAAAAATACAGTAGAATCTACTATTCAGATCCCAATCAGTAAGGCATTCTCTGCTCAAAGCAAACTGCTGAACAATCCTGATATTCTAAATCCATCAAATTTCAACAATCTGAAAGTTAATGTGTTGTGGTCTACTGCCACAGGTCTGATCAGCAATATTGCGTTGTCTAATACTGCTCCTGCTTCATTGGCTGATATTTCCAATACGACGATCAATGTTAAAATTGCGCCGAACCAGTCTGGTAATGCTGTGGTTACATTACATAACGGAAGTATTACCAACTCTATTTACTGGAGTTGGCATATCTGGGTAACCAATACTCCTATCAGCTCTGCTACTTATGTTACTGAATTACCTAATCAGGCAGCGGTTAATTATATCAATTATATCAAGCCGGGTGAAGTTATCAAAACAGAAATAATGGACAGAGACCTTGGGGCTAACCAGGCCATTGCGGAAGCCAATAAAACGACTTCTACCGGCGGGTTGCACTACCAGTGGGGAAGAAAAGATCCGTTACCTGTCTTTGTTAATGCCAACAGGAACTCAATTCCGGTTTATTTAGGAACTGTACAGGCTAATGGCAGTGTTAGCTACACTATACTTCCTGCGGCCACGTACTATTCAGACTCCTATCTTAAAAAGTATCCAGATTATTCCGTGCAGGCGAACGTTTTGGGCACCGATAAAGTAGCTGATAAAATCAGTAAAGTATTATCCTACTCGGTGAAAAACCCTATGACCTTCATGGTTCCTAATATGACCACGAAATCAGCAGATACTAACCATACCAATGGGGCAGACTGGCTGGCAGACGAACCTAACCTGGCTCCGGAAAGATGGGGAAGAGGGGGTAAAAAGTCACCATTCGATCCTTGTCCTGAAGGCTGGAGAATCCCTGATTTAACGGGGGTGTCTAATACGAGTATAGGGGCAACCCCTTTTTACAAGCCTACTACAGGAATGAGTATTCCCAACAATTATGGAGGGACAAGAATTAACAGGAATCCTTACAGTTCTGCAGCTATTGCATATTCTTTTAATTATGCGGCTTATAATATAGGAAGTTTTGCCAACCTGGGAGTAAGAGGAGGCAGGAATACTATAGAAGCCCTTCCTGCTTCTCCTGATTTCAACGCTATTGATTACGTTTATGGGGGATTCTGGCTAGGTGCCTTAGGTTCTAATTATACCGGAAGAGCATTAAGAACGGAGATCCAGTATATCGGAAATTATTTGATTCCGTTCAGTAGTAATGCCGATCCGTATTTTGCACAAAACTGCCGTTGCGTTAAAGTAAAATATGATGAGAACGGAAACGAATTAGGCCCAATTCCTAAACTTCAGGTTACCTCATTATCTGCAGTTAGAGCAACGAATGTTTTAGCGAAATCAGTAATTGAGGATAAAATAGGCCAGAATAAACTTGAGGTATTCCCTAATCCGGTGAAAAGTAAATTATACATCAAGGGTAATGACGGGGTTAGAGAATATTACTATCAGATCTATAATACATCAGGAGAGATGGTGAAATCAGGTAAGTTTGAAAATGACCAGACTGATCTTTCTTCTTTATTATCCGGAGCCTATTTGGTAAGGATCAACAATTCTGAAACCATAGTGAAGATCATTAAAGAGTAA